The following coding sequences lie in one Candidatus Kinetoplastibacterium sorsogonicusi genomic window:
- the fusA gene encoding elongation factor G, which yields MSRKTPIENYRNIGISAHIDAGKTTTTERILFYTGINHKIGEVHDGAATMDWMEQEQERGITITSAATTAFWRGMAGNYPEHRINIIDTPGHVDFTIEVERSMRVLDGACMVYCAVGGVQPQSETVWRQANKYHVPRLIFVNKMDRTGANFFRVYDHLKIRLNANPIAIVIPIGSEDSFKGVVDLIKMQSIIWDDSTHGTSFVYGEIPDKLKSQADEWREKLLEAAAEANEELMNKYIETGNLTESEINYGIRIRTISGEVHPMLCGSAFKNKGVQRMLDAVIDYLPSPIDIPPVSGKDVNDNNICRKASDDEKMSALAFKLMSDPFVGQLTFVRVYSGVLKSGDFVLNPLKGKKERIGRLLQMHANNREEIKEILAGDIAAVVGLKDVITGETLCDLNSPILLESMNFPEPVISQAVEPKSKSDQEKMGLALSRLSQEDPSFKVRTDEESGQTVISGMGELHLEIIVDRMKREFGVEANVGKPQVAYRETIRKTCNEVEGKFIKQSGGRGQYGHVVLKIEPLEPGSGYKFIDAIKGGVVPKEYIPAVDKGIQESLLSGVIAGYPVVDVQVTLFFGSYHDVDSNENAFRMAGSMAFKEGLRKANPILLEPTMSVEVETPEDYAGTVIGDLSSRRGMIQGMDDIIGGGKTIKAEVPLSEMFGYATNLRSLTQGRATYTMEFNRYSEAPKNIADEVVASRGK from the coding sequence ATGTCTCGAAAAACTCCAATTGAGAATTATAGGAATATAGGTATATCTGCTCATATAGATGCTGGAAAAACTACAACAACAGAAAGGATTTTATTTTATACAGGTATAAACCATAAAATAGGTGAAGTGCATGATGGTGCTGCAACTATGGATTGGATGGAACAAGAGCAAGAAAGAGGTATTACTATAACATCTGCTGCAACAACAGCTTTTTGGCGTGGGATGGCTGGTAATTATCCAGAACATAGAATTAATATTATTGATACTCCAGGACATGTAGATTTTACAATAGAAGTTGAACGTTCTATGAGAGTTTTGGATGGTGCTTGTATGGTATATTGTGCAGTTGGTGGAGTTCAACCTCAATCAGAAACTGTATGGCGTCAAGCTAATAAGTATCATGTTCCGCGCTTAATATTTGTTAATAAAATGGATAGAACTGGTGCTAATTTTTTTAGAGTTTATGATCATTTAAAAATTCGTTTGAATGCTAATCCAATTGCGATTGTCATACCTATAGGAAGTGAAGATTCTTTTAAGGGTGTAGTTGATTTAATTAAAATGCAATCTATTATTTGGGATGATAGTACTCATGGAACATCATTTGTCTACGGTGAAATACCAGATAAATTAAAATCTCAAGCAGATGAATGGAGAGAAAAATTATTAGAAGCTGCAGCTGAAGCAAATGAAGAATTAATGAACAAGTATATTGAAACAGGAAATCTTACAGAATCAGAAATTAATTATGGTATTCGTATACGTACTATTTCTGGTGAAGTTCACCCTATGTTATGTGGATCAGCTTTTAAAAACAAAGGTGTTCAAAGAATGCTTGATGCTGTAATAGATTATCTACCATCTCCAATAGATATTCCTCCAGTTAGCGGTAAAGATGTTAATGATAATAATATTTGTAGAAAAGCTTCTGATGATGAAAAAATGTCTGCATTAGCATTTAAATTAATGAGTGATCCTTTTGTAGGACAATTAACGTTTGTACGTGTTTATTCTGGTGTATTAAAATCTGGTGATTTTGTTTTAAATCCATTAAAAGGTAAAAAAGAGCGTATTGGTCGTTTATTGCAAATGCATGCTAATAATAGAGAGGAAATTAAAGAAATTTTAGCTGGAGATATTGCTGCGGTAGTAGGATTAAAAGATGTTATAACAGGTGAAACTTTATGTGATTTAAATAGTCCAATTTTACTGGAAAGTATGAATTTCCCAGAACCTGTTATATCTCAAGCTGTAGAACCTAAATCAAAATCTGATCAAGAAAAAATGGGATTAGCTTTATCTAGATTATCTCAAGAAGATCCTTCTTTTAAAGTACGTACTGATGAAGAATCAGGACAAACAGTAATATCTGGAATGGGAGAATTACATTTAGAAATAATTGTAGATAGAATGAAAAGAGAATTTGGAGTTGAAGCTAATGTAGGAAAACCTCAAGTTGCTTATCGTGAAACTATACGTAAAACTTGTAATGAAGTTGAAGGTAAATTTATTAAACAATCAGGTGGTCGTGGACAATATGGTCATGTAGTTCTAAAAATTGAACCATTAGAGCCTGGTAGTGGTTATAAATTTATAGATGCTATAAAAGGTGGTGTTGTTCCTAAAGAATATATACCCGCTGTAGATAAAGGAATACAAGAATCTTTATTATCAGGTGTAATTGCTGGCTATCCAGTTGTTGATGTACAAGTAACTTTATTTTTTGGATCATATCATGATGTTGATTCTAATGAAAATGCTTTTAGAATGGCTGGATCTATGGCTTTTAAAGAAGGTTTACGTAAAGCCAATCCAATATTATTAGAACCAACTATGTCAGTTGAAGTAGAAACCCCTGAAGATTATGCAGGGACAGTTATTGGTGATTTATCATCTCGTAGAGGTATGATACAAGGAATGGATGATATAATTGGTGGAGGTAAGACTATAAAGGCAGAAGTACCATTATCTGAAATGTTTGGTTATGCTACTAATTTGCGCTCCCTTACCCAAGGTCGTGCTACTTATACTATGGAATTTAATAGATATTCAGAAGCACCTAAAAATATAGCTGATGAAGTTGTTGCTTCTAGAGGCAAATAG
- the rpsL gene encoding 30S ribosomal protein S12, with protein MPTISQLIRKPRESNFINNKSPALENCPQRRGVCTRVYTTTPKKPNSAMRKVAKVRLTNGYEVISYIGGEGHNLQEHSVVLVRGGRVKDLPGVRYHIVRGSLDLQGVKDRKQARSKYGAKRSKK; from the coding sequence ATGCCTACCATTAGTCAATTAATTCGTAAACCACGAGAATCGAATTTTATAAACAATAAAAGCCCTGCTTTAGAAAACTGTCCACAACGTCGTGGTGTGTGTACAAGAGTTTATACTACAACACCTAAAAAACCTAACTCAGCTATGCGTAAGGTAGCTAAAGTTCGTTTAACTAATGGGTATGAAGTAATATCTTATATAGGTGGGGAAGGTCATAATTTACAAGAACATTCAGTAGTATTAGTAAGAGGTGGTCGAGTTAAAGATTTACCTGGTGTAAGATATCATATTGTACGCGGATCTTTAGATTTACAAGGTGTAAAAGATCGTAAACAAGCGCGTTCAAAATATGGAGCTAAACGTTCTAAAAAATAA
- the rpsJ gene encoding 30S ribosomal protein S10, producing the protein MKNQKIRIRLKAFDYKLIDQSATEIVDTAKRTGAVVRGPVPIPTRIRRYDLLRSPHVNKTSRDQFEIRTHQRLMDIVDPTDKTVDALMRLDLPAGVDVEIALQ; encoded by the coding sequence ATGAAGAATCAAAAGATTCGCATTCGTTTAAAAGCATTTGATTATAAATTAATAGATCAATCAGCAACAGAAATAGTTGATACAGCTAAGCGTACTGGCGCTGTTGTTAGAGGACCTGTACCTATACCAACAAGAATAAGAAGATATGATCTATTACGTTCACCACATGTAAATAAAACATCTAGAGATCAGTTTGAAATTAGAACGCATCAAAGATTAATGGATATAGTTGATCCTACTGATAAAACAGTTGATGCTTTAATGAGGTTAGATTTACCA
- the tuf gene encoding elongation factor Tu, translating to MAKSKFERTKPHVNVGTIGHVDHGKTTLTAAITTVLSSKFGGEARNYAQIDAAPEEKARGITINTAHVEYETANRHYAHVDCPGHADYVKNMITGAAQMDGAILVVSAADGPMPQTREHILLSRQVGVPYIVVFLNKADMVDDAELLELVEMEVRELLSKYDFPGDDTPIIKGSAKLALEGDKGELGEKAIFALADALDNYIPTPERAIDGSFIMPVEDVFSISGRGTVVTGRVERGIIKVGDELEIVGIKNTIKTICTGVEMFRKLLDQGQAGDNVGILLRGTKREDVERGQVLAKPGSITPHTEFSAEVYVLSKEEGGRHTPCFNGYRPQFYFRTTDVTGTIELPKDMEMILPGDNVSIKVKLLSPIAMEEGLRFAIREGGRTVGAGVVSKIIV from the coding sequence ATGGCAAAAAGCAAATTTGAACGTACCAAACCACATGTAAATGTGGGTACAATAGGTCATGTAGATCATGGTAAAACAACTTTAACAGCAGCAATTACAACAGTCTTGTCATCTAAATTTGGTGGAGAAGCTCGTAATTATGCTCAAATTGATGCAGCTCCTGAAGAAAAAGCTAGAGGCATTACTATTAATACAGCACATGTTGAATATGAAACAGCAAATAGACATTATGCTCATGTTGATTGTCCTGGACATGCAGATTATGTTAAAAATATGATAACAGGTGCAGCACAAATGGATGGTGCAATATTAGTCGTTTCTGCAGCAGATGGTCCTATGCCTCAAACTCGTGAACATATCTTATTATCAAGACAGGTAGGTGTTCCTTATATTGTTGTATTTCTTAATAAAGCAGATATGGTTGATGATGCTGAATTATTAGAATTAGTTGAAATGGAAGTACGAGAATTGTTATCTAAGTATGATTTTCCTGGTGATGATACTCCAATTATAAAAGGATCTGCTAAATTAGCACTTGAGGGTGATAAAGGTGAATTAGGTGAAAAGGCTATTTTTGCTTTAGCAGATGCTTTAGATAATTACATTCCAACTCCAGAGAGAGCTATTGATGGATCTTTTATTATGCCTGTAGAAGATGTATTTTCTATATCTGGTAGAGGTACAGTTGTTACTGGAAGGGTTGAAAGAGGTATAATTAAAGTCGGTGATGAATTAGAAATAGTTGGTATTAAAAATACAATAAAAACAATATGTACTGGCGTTGAAATGTTCCGTAAATTATTAGATCAAGGTCAAGCTGGAGATAATGTTGGTATTTTATTAAGGGGTACTAAACGTGAAGACGTAGAACGAGGTCAAGTTTTAGCTAAGCCTGGTTCAATTACTCCACATACTGAATTTTCGGCTGAAGTATATGTATTATCTAAAGAAGAAGGTGGTAGACATACTCCTTGTTTTAATGGATATCGCCCTCAATTCTATTTTAGAACCACTGATGTTACAGGTACTATTGAATTGCCTAAAGATATGGAAATGATTTTACCTGGTGATAATGTTAGTATCAAAGTTAAGTTACTATCACCAATAGCTATGGAAGAAGGCTTAAGATTTGCTATTCGTGAAGGTGGTCGTACAGTTGGTGCTGGTGTAGTATCTAAAATTATTGTATAA
- the rpsG gene encoding 30S ribosomal protein S7 — protein sequence MSRRREIPKRDILPDPKFRSIELAKFVNVVMLDGKKAVAERIVYGALEQIKSKINKDPMELFTLAINNIKPIVEVKSRRVGGANYQVPVEVRPVRRLALAMRWLRESAKKRGEKSMILRLAGELIDASEGKGASIKKREDTHKMAEANKAFSHFRW from the coding sequence ATGTCACGTAGAAGAGAAATTCCCAAAAGGGATATTTTGCCTGATCCAAAATTTAGAAGTATTGAGTTAGCTAAATTTGTAAATGTAGTTATGTTAGATGGAAAAAAAGCTGTTGCCGAACGCATAGTATATGGTGCTTTAGAACAAATTAAATCTAAAATAAATAAAGATCCTATGGAGTTATTTACTTTAGCAATAAATAATATAAAACCTATAGTAGAAGTTAAAAGTCGTAGAGTTGGTGGTGCAAATTATCAAGTTCCAGTAGAAGTTAGACCAGTTAGACGTTTAGCATTGGCAATGCGTTGGTTAAGAGAATCTGCTAAAAAAAGAGGTGAAAAGTCTATGATATTACGTTTAGCTGGAGAATTAATTGATGCTTCTGAGGGCAAAGGTGCTTCTATTAAAAAAAGAGAAGATACTCATAAAATGGCTGAAGCAAACAAAGCATTTAGTCATTTTAGATGGTAA